The DNA window TTCGGTAAACGAGTGCATAGTCCACATCACCTCTTTCGACATACGCCAGGGCAGCTCGCACATCTAAAGCCGGAATGCATTTTGATTTAATTTTTTCCCAGAGCCCCGCTTTCTCTAAAGCGGTTTTTGCATAGATACCCGCGGGTACGTGGGACCAGTCGGCAAGAGTAATTCTCACAACATCCGAACTGAGCAAATCCTCTAAACCAGTTAAGTGTCTTTGACTATTTTTGGAAGTGACCAAAACCAATTCGTTACCTAAAAAATTGACTTGGGAGTCTTTCTTTAATTTATTTTTTTCCATTAAAAACTGCAACCATTGCAGATTCGCCGACAGATAGATATCCGCATCCGCGCCCTGCTCGATTTGTTTGGCTAGAATAGAGGAGGCAGCAAAATTGAATTCTACTTTGGTTTTTTCGGATTCCTTTTGAAATGCATCAGCGACGGCCGGCATGACTGAGGCCAAGCTCGCGGCGGCAAATATCCGCAAAGGACGGTCTGACTCCCTGGAATTTTCCGAGGAACAAGAAATTAATCGAGAAAAAAATAATCCAAGGAGAAGAGTTTTAAACAGGTTGTGTCGCATAAAAGATTGCTAGTATAGTTTTTTTTATATACAGACTTTTGGCTTAAAAAGCAAGGAGTCGAAAAGTGTAGGTTAGAAATATCTGAAGGATTTTCAGAGATTTTTTGACAAAACTAAAAGTCAATTAGGTCGCGCGATCATAATTGACCTGCTTTAGGGAAGGATAACAAGAAAGGGAGAATTCGAAATGAATCTCTTCGAATCTTATTGCTCTTTTTAGAGACTGCAAAAAATGCAAAAATACCCGGCTTAATTTCTGCACTGTTTATAATATTATTTATCGTTTTTTCATGTTTTAAAAACAGATACTTTTTTTATAGACTCCAAAAACTCAAAAAAACGCACCCCTGAAAATGCTCATTATCATCGATAAAACTTTGCTGCCTGAATCAGAAGCAAGACATACCAAAACAGCCGCTTGCTGATGAAGCAAGACGGCTTTTATGTGGAATTTGGAATTAGTAGCTATTATAGCGATTTAGTTTGAGGATGTACTGATGACGACTTTTACATTTTTCGGCGCTGTCGGTGCCTGAGTATCTGAGGGCGGAGGAATAAATAAACTAACTTCTTGCGAAAATGTACTTTCGTTACCGGCTACATCGTAAGCAGTAACTACGAAGTAATATGTCGTGTTTGTCTGCAAACCTTTGATTTCTACAGAAGTTGCATTCCCCGCATCAACATTGGTATTATAGCTGCCAGATTGAGTACCGTAATAAATCCGGTATCCGGCCAAGTCGGACTCTGAATTTGGATCCCATGATGCGTTGACATCGTCTGTATATCCGGGAATACTTAATAAAAGAACAAATGAGATAGCGCTGGCTATTTTTAGCATTTTTTCTCCTTCTAAATCTCTTACATTTCCTGTTGATTGCGATTTGCATAGTTTACAATGATTGTGCCAAACTGTTTATGCTCGGGTTCTGAAGCTCAGGGCGTTACTCGCGGTCTCCCCCAAATCTCCTAAATTATGAAGATTTCTTTATGGATTTCGATTATTGCATAAGTATAAGATATGTCTGGACTTGGAGTTTTTAAAATAGAATAAAATCCAATTCAAATCATGTGAATGGAAAGGAAATCAGGTTCTGATCAAAACAGTTTGCAAACAGAAACATACTCGAGGAGACACTCGCTGATTTGTGGTTACATTCGTGAAATATAGGTTTCAATTATGAAAAAAGGGCAAAGTTACATTCTTTGCACTTTTTTATCTCCGCTCCCCTTTTTCGGCACTCCTGAAATTCCGAAAATAATTCAACTTTGGAGAAAAATTGGATTGTTTTTTCGATTGATAGTGAAGCTTTTGAGTCTCTATTCAACAAAAAATCCCTTTATGAGGGCTCCCAACTATATAGAGCTTTTCTGCGATTTACCTGAGGGTTGAAGAGCCATCGTCATTATGTGACAGCATTTGACGGACACAAGAACGAGCATAGACTTTTTTATAGACCCAAATGAATTCTCCCCTTAAAAAACAAGAAGAAGTCTACGACTAATCAGTTGAGCATGCGGTGTCCAGAAGGTTTTCATCCCAGCACCCTTTGACACCATTCTTGCTGATGTAACCCTCTTGCGTCGTCTTATTC is part of the candidate division KSB1 bacterium genome and encodes:
- the modA gene encoding molybdate ABC transporter substrate-binding protein produces the protein MRIFAAASLASVMPAVADAFQKESEKTKVEFNFAASSILAKQIEQGADADIYLSANLQWLQFLMEKNKLKKDSQVNFLGNELVLVTSKNSQRHLTGLEDLLSSDVVRITLADWSHVPAGIYAKTALEKAGLWEKIKSKCIPALDVRAALAYVERGDVDYALVYRTDAAISKKILISGSLPKEIQPDIQYSAATTHISTHPLSAVFLAFLQSGTAKRIFRESGFIIPESERDE
- a CDS encoding fibronectin type III domain-containing protein is translated as MLKIASAISFVLLLSIPGYTDDVNASWDPNSESDLAGYRIYYGTQSGSYNTNVDAGNATSVEIKGLQTNTTYYFVVTAYDVAGNESTFSQEVSLFIPPPSDTQAPTAPKNVKVVISTSSN